CACCGGCGGGCCGTCCGCGCCATCGACGAGGGCCGCTTCGACCGCGAACTCGTCCCCTACGGGGAGGTCACCACCGACGAGGGACCACGGCGCACCACCTCACTGGAGAAGATGGCCGCCCTGCCGCCGGTCGTCGAGGGCGGCCGGCTGACCGCGGCGGTCTCCTCGCAGGTCTCCGACGGTGCGGCCGCCATGCTCCTGGCCTCGGAGCGGGCGGTGGCCGAGCACGGTCTCACCCCGCGCGCCCGGATCCACCATCTGTCGGTGCGCGGCGAGGACCCGATCCGGATGCTGTCCGCACCGATCCCGGCGACGGCGTACGCGCTGAAGAAGGCGGGCATGTCGATGGGCGACATCGACCTGGTCGAGATCAATGAGGCGTTCGCGCCCGTGGTGCTGGCCTGGCTGAAGGAGACCGGCGCCGATCCGGAGCGGGTCAATGTCAACGGCGGCGCCATCGCCCTCGGCCACCCGCTCGGCGCGACCGGCGTCCGGCTGATGACGACACTGCTGCACGAACTGGAGCGCACCGGCGGCCGGTTCGGGCTGCAGACCATGTGCGAGGGCGGCGGCCAGGCCAATGTCACGATCATTGAGCGTCTCTGACGGTCCCGCGGAACGAGGGCCCCAGCCACCCTGCCGCGGTCTGGCCGGAAGCTCCGGCCGGGCCCGGCGGCAGGGGGCCGCTCAGCGCGGCGGGTCCGGCGGCAGCGCGGCCAGCGTCGCGCGCGCCTCGGCCATGATCCGGTCGACGAGCTCCGCGCACGACGGCAGATCCTCGATCACCCCGGCGACCTGGCCGGAGGCCATCACCCCGAGATCGGTACGCCCCTCGACCATCGACGCCTTCAGCAGCATGGGCGTGTTGGCGGCGAGCAGGACCTGGCTCCAGGAGAGGTCCTTGCCGTGTCTCATCGCCAGGCCGTCACGCACCATCTGAGCCCAGCTCAGACCGGACAGCTTCCTGAACGACGCGGCATGGCGCACCGCCCGGAGCAGCGCGGTGCCGCGCCCGGACCGCTCCAGCGTCTCGACCAGCTCGCTGCGCAGCATCCGGTGCGGCAGACCGTCCACCTTCGTGGTGACGGTGATGTCCTTGACGGCCGCCGCCAGATAGCGGGCCTGGACGGCGGGCGGCACGGTGCTGTCGGACGTCAGCAGGAAACGGGTGCCCATCGCGACGCCCGCCGCACCGTAGGCCAGCGCCGCGACCAGACCGCGGCCGTCGAAGAAACCGCCCGCGGCGATCACCGGGATGTCGACCGCGTCCACGACCTGTGGGAGCAGCACGGTCGTGGCGACGCTCCCGGTGTGCCCGCCGCCCTCCCCGCCCTGCACGACGACCGCGTCCGCGCCCCAGGCCGCCACCTTCTCGGCATGACGGCGGGCCCCCACGGACGGGATGACGACGACCCCCGCGTCCTTGAGCCGGGCGATCAGCTCACGGGAGGGGGCCAGGGCGAACGAGGCGACCCGTACGCCCTCCGCCACGACGAGGCGCACCCGCTCCGCCGCATCCCCCGCGTCCGCGCGCAGATTCACCCCGAACGGCGCGTCCGTACGGGACTTGACCTCGTGGACCGCCGCCCGCAGCTGCTCGACCGTCATGGTCGCCGAGGCGAGGATGCCCAGGGCGCCCGCGTTGGCCGCGGCCGAGACCAGCCGGGGCCCGGCCACCCACCCCATACCGGTCTGCACCAGGGGATGGCGCACCCCGACGAGCCTGGTCAGCGGGGTCTCGATCCCGGTCGTGGCCGTCATGCCGGCGGCACCTCGCGGTCGCGCAGCCCGTCCGGGTCGATGACCGCGCGGATCAGCCGCAGTTCCGTGGCGGTGGGCTCCCGGGTGTACGGCACCTCGTCGGGCAGGGCGAGCGGGAAGCCGGTGGCCGCCTGGACCTCCCCGGCCGTCACACCGGGATGGACGGAGGCGAGCCGCATGGCCCGGTCCGGGGTCGCGAAGTCGAGGACGCCGAGGTTGGTGACCACACGCGGAATGCGGTGGTAGCGGGTCGCGGACGGGCCGGCGGCGGCCGCGCTGTCGTACCCGACCCCGCTGATCATGTCGACCTTCTCGACGAAGACCCGCCGCGAATGCTTCGGCACCCAGTAACTCACCGGATTGTTGAGGGTGTTGACGGGCGCGCCGCGTACCCCGAGGAGCTGGCGGGCCGGCTGCTGCCAGTCGCCGATGCAGGAGATGTTCTGGTTGCCGAAGCGGTCGAGCTGGCTCGCGCCCATCATCACATGGCGTCTGCCGCCGGTGACCATGGTGAGGTGCCGGCGGTACGGAAGCCAGCCCTCGGCCGTCCCGTCGAGGCCCACGAGCATCGCCTCGCCGTCGGTGAGCAGCAGATCGGGCGAGAAGGTGCGCTTGGCGAGCCGGGCCCCGATCGACGGGATCAGGCCCATCGGACTGGCGAGCACCTCGCCGTTGTCACGCCAGGCGTCGGCGCAGGCGATCACGCAGTACTCGGCGCGGGTCGTGGTGGTGGTCCGGCTCACGTCTGCTCCTCGTGCCAGGTCTGGACCGCGGACTGGTAGGTCTTCTCGCCCCCGGACAGGAACCGCTCGGCGAACTCCGGCCAGGGCGTGGTGGCATACAGCTTCTGGAAGGCCTCGTCACGGCCGTAGTCCGGGACACAAGAGGTGAAGTGCGCGCCGTGGGGAGCCTCGACGACCCCGGTGACCGAGTGCCGGTTCACCAGCAGGGTCTGCGGGACGGCGGTGGCGAAGTCGTCCACGAGCCGCTCACAGGACAGATACGCCTGGTCCGCCGCCTCGCAGAACAGATCGTCGAAGTACGGGTCGGGGCCCAGGTACTGGCCGTTGCCGAGGCGGTCGGCACGGTTCAGATGGACCAGGGCGGCGTCCATGCGCAGGGCCGGCACCGCGACGAGGGTCTCGCCGTCCTCGTACGGTGAGGTGACCGTCCGCAGACCGGGGTTGACACGCAGGACGTCGGAGCCGAGACCGGCCCGTACGGGGAGGAACGGCAGCCGGTTGGCGGCGGCGTGCAGGCCCCACATGAACATCGCCTCGTCGATCTCCATCAGCTCGAACGCACCGCGCTGACGTGCCGCGCGGAAGTGCGGTTCGAGGGGGATCGAGTCCAGGGTCGCGAACGCCGCGACCAGTTTGCGGATCCGGCCCGCGGCGGCGAGCAGACCGACATCGGGCCCGCCGTACGAGACCACGGTGAGATCGGTGACGTCGGAGCGGAGCAGCGCACGCACCAGCGCCATCGGCTTACGGCGTGACCCCCAGCCGCCGATGCCGAGGGTCATCCCGCTGTGCAGCCGGGAGACGACTTCCTCGGGTGTCATGGTCTTGTCGGTCATGGCTCAGCCCTCCTTGGCCGGTGCGCCGTGGGGTGTGCCGAAGGTGTCGCGGACGCGGTCGGCGACCCCGCTGAGGTTCGCCTCGAAGGTGAAGCCCTGCTCGAAGCGGTAACTGCGCCGGACGTCGACGGGGTCGATGCCGTTGAGAGCGGCCTTGGCGAGACGGAGGAGACTGCCGTCCTTCTGCGCGATCTCCCGGGCCAAGTCCCGTGCGGCAGCGGCCAGTTCCGCGCGCGGGACGACCTTCCAGACCGAGCCGTGCGCATGCAGTTCGGCGGCGGTGGCGGTGCGCGAGGTGTAGTAGAGCGCGCGCATCAGATGCTGGGGGACCAGCCGGGCCAGATGGGTGGCCGCGCCGAGCGCGCCGCGGTCCAGCTCCGGCAGCCCGAAGGTGGCGTCGTCGCTCGCCACGATGGCATCCGCGTTGCCGACGAGACCGATGCCGCCGCCCAGACAGAAGCCGTGCACCGCCGCGACCACGGGCACCTCGCAGGCATAGACCGCCGAAAAGGCCTCGGCGCAGCCGTGGTTGGCGCCGATGAGGACGTCATGACCGCCTGTCGCGGTGTCCCGCTGCATCTCCTTGATGTCGACGCCCGCGTTGAAGCCGCGGCCCGCGGCGGTGAGGACGACACAGCGGACGCCGGGGTCGTGGCCGGCCGCGCGCACGGCGTCGGCGAGGTCGTACCAGCCCTGTACGGGAAGGGCGTTGACCGGAGGGAAGTCGACGGTGATGACGGCGATGCCCTTGTCCGGCGTGGAGGTGGAGACACCCATGAGGCGATCAGCTACCTTTCCACCAAGCGTTTGTTAGGTAGCGAAGCTAGCAGCGGATCGCGCGCTGCGGGAGGGGTGCCGAATGAGCCTGACCCTCGATCTGACCGGACGGGTGGCCGTCATCACCGGCGGCACCCGGGGCGTCGGCGCCGGTATCGCCCGCGCGTTCCTGCAGGCCGGTGCGGAGGTCGTGGTCTGCGCCCGCCGGCCGCCGGACGCCCCCGTCACCGCGGCCGGGCGCACGGCGCACTTCCACCCCCTCGACCTGCGCGACCCGGCCGCCGTCCGGGCCTTCTTCCCGCAGGTCGCGGCGGCGCACGGCCGGCTGGACTGCCTGGTCAACAACGCCGGAGGAACCCCGTACCGGCTGCTCGGACAGACCTCCGCCGAACGGCACGCCCGGGTCGTCGAACTCAACCTCCTCGCGCCGATGACCGCCTCGCTCGCCGCGTACGAGGTGCTGCGCGAGCGGCCGGCCGGCGGTTCGGTCATCATGATCGGCAGCGTCAGCGGCACCCGTCCCTCGCCCGGCACCGCCGCCTACGGCGCGGCCAAGGCGGGCCTGGACCATCTGGCCCGCTCCATGGCCGTCGAATGGGCTCCCCGGGTCCGGGTCAACACCCTCGTGCTCGGCATGGTGCGCACCGAACTCGCCGGCCTGCACTACGGAGACGAGGCGGGCATCGCCGCCGTCGGCGCCACCGTCCCGCTCGGCCGGCTCGCCGAACCCGCCGAGATCGGCGACGCC
This genomic stretch from Streptomyces nigrescens harbors:
- a CDS encoding acetyl-CoA C-acetyltransferase, whose protein sequence is MSEAYIVDAVRTPVGKKGGGLSAVHPADLGAHVLTALMARTGADPAAVEDVVFGCLDTVGPQAGDIARTCWLAAGLPEEVPGVTIDRQCGSSQQAVHFAAQGVLSGTQDLVVAGGVQNMSQIPIAFASRQAAAPLGLTDGPFAGSEGWRARYGTAPVNQFHGAELIAAKWHLSREDMEEFALRSHRRAVRAIDEGRFDRELVPYGEVTTDEGPRRTTSLEKMAALPPVVEGGRLTAAVSSQVSDGAAAMLLASERAVAEHGLTPRARIHHLSVRGEDPIRMLSAPIPATAYALKKAGMSMGDIDLVEINEAFAPVVLAWLKETGADPERVNVNGGAIALGHPLGATGVRLMTTLLHELERTGGRFGLQTMCEGGGQANVTIIERL
- a CDS encoding NAD(P)H-dependent flavin oxidoreductase, yielding METPLTRLVGVRHPLVQTGMGWVAGPRLVSAAANAGALGILASATMTVEQLRAAVHEVKSRTDAPFGVNLRADAGDAAERVRLVVAEGVRVASFALAPSRELIARLKDAGVVVIPSVGARRHAEKVAAWGADAVVVQGGEGGGHTGSVATTVLLPQVVDAVDIPVIAAGGFFDGRGLVAALAYGAAGVAMGTRFLLTSDSTVPPAVQARYLAAAVKDITVTTKVDGLPHRMLRSELVETLERSGRGTALLRAVRHAASFRKLSGLSWAQMVRDGLAMRHGKDLSWSQVLLAANTPMLLKASMVEGRTDLGVMASGQVAGVIEDLPSCAELVDRIMAEARATLAALPPDPPR
- a CDS encoding CoA-transferase subunit beta, with the translated sequence MSRTTTTTRAEYCVIACADAWRDNGEVLASPMGLIPSIGARLAKRTFSPDLLLTDGEAMLVGLDGTAEGWLPYRRHLTMVTGGRRHVMMGASQLDRFGNQNISCIGDWQQPARQLLGVRGAPVNTLNNPVSYWVPKHSRRVFVEKVDMISGVGYDSAAAAGPSATRYHRIPRVVTNLGVLDFATPDRAMRLASVHPGVTAGEVQAATGFPLALPDEVPYTREPTATELRLIRAVIDPDGLRDREVPPA
- a CDS encoding CoA transferase subunit A; translation: MTDKTMTPEEVVSRLHSGMTLGIGGWGSRRKPMALVRALLRSDVTDLTVVSYGGPDVGLLAAAGRIRKLVAAFATLDSIPLEPHFRAARQRGAFELMEIDEAMFMWGLHAAANRLPFLPVRAGLGSDVLRVNPGLRTVTSPYEDGETLVAVPALRMDAALVHLNRADRLGNGQYLGPDPYFDDLFCEAADQAYLSCERLVDDFATAVPQTLLVNRHSVTGVVEAPHGAHFTSCVPDYGRDEAFQKLYATTPWPEFAERFLSGGEKTYQSAVQTWHEEQT
- a CDS encoding enoyl-CoA hydratase family protein; this translates as MGVSTSTPDKGIAVITVDFPPVNALPVQGWYDLADAVRAAGHDPGVRCVVLTAAGRGFNAGVDIKEMQRDTATGGHDVLIGANHGCAEAFSAVYACEVPVVAAVHGFCLGGGIGLVGNADAIVASDDATFGLPELDRGALGAATHLARLVPQHLMRALYYTSRTATAAELHAHGSVWKVVPRAELAAAARDLAREIAQKDGSLLRLAKAALNGIDPVDVRRSYRFEQGFTFEANLSGVADRVRDTFGTPHGAPAKEG
- a CDS encoding SDR family oxidoreductase, with the translated sequence MSLTLDLTGRVAVITGGTRGVGAGIARAFLQAGAEVVVCARRPPDAPVTAAGRTAHFHPLDLRDPAAVRAFFPQVAAAHGRLDCLVNNAGGTPYRLLGQTSAERHARVVELNLLAPMTASLAAYEVLRERPAGGSVIMIGSVSGTRPSPGTAAYGAAKAGLDHLARSMAVEWAPRVRVNTLVLGMVRTELAGLHYGDEAGIAAVGATVPLGRLAEPAEIGDACVFLASDRAAYLTGASLLVHGGGERPAFLDAATVNHPGAPEAPEEIRHDGTGDLR